The region taattaagaaaaaatatttatcataatattaatttattatttagtattcatattattttattttttttattataaaaattagctTGCGACAGGTGTATATGCACGgcctttttttcaattttttttagaataacaatataattgtaattatatttatttaaataattttaaaaaatatatattttatttttaacattaatattaataataattaaattttttaaacgattaaaaattatttatcaaaagtatttagtataataatgttgtttattattaaaaaaaatacttattataataataataataataataatatttatgttaaagATATTAATGTCAATGTTAATACTAACATTAGTATTAACagtaataattataactatatattaagagatatatgtcttttttatacaattttatcctttaattattatttttaaaatttaaatagttattcataataaaataattacttttagttttattattttattaattttaataactacttttttgaatttaaatcatTACTGATATAAAAATACAACAACGAAACAAATTAAAGGAAAAGTAATTGAGATATAATATCATAGTAAATAATAGAGAAATGTGTATCTAACTACTactatgataataataataataatatcactataATGATATCCCATagtgaataaataataataataataataataataataataataataataataataataataataaaacaatctactaaaattaataaaaaaataatgatatcaaTATCACTACTAATACTACTAACACCTAtgataattcaaataataatactaatattaattataatattattaatattaattaacgtacacacatttttttaaatatatattttttaaatatatatgatattacattagtaggtgatgatattgtaatatcactaaattaatatacaaaataaatttatatttattaaaaacaaagtggaatagatgaagaaaaaaaaagaaaaaaaatggtaataaatacaaagtaaatttatatttattaaaaataaagtggaaataaatgaagaaaataaaagaaaataatttttaatgaataaaacataaaaaagaatacATGTTTTAGAATAGTTTTAtagaaaacatgtaaaaataattgttagtctttaaaaataaataaataattatattataaaaaataaattaaaaataagtaattataaacACACAAGAATGAATCTCTTTACATATAACTTactatatttttagtttattttttattatttaaagtattttaCCTGTTATAACAAGTAATATATcgaagaaaacaaaactaaaaaaccTTCCCTAGAAAATatgtgaaaatataataaaaatagatttatttaattaagaaaaaaaatatttatcataatattattttattttttaataaatattattattttttattataaaaattattctgTGATCCTGTAtggtattttttataatatttttaaaataataatataattataattatatttatttaaacaaatttaaaaatatatatttaatatttaaaaatattaataataatattaataagaactataaattataaaatttttagtaTTCCTATTACTTTTCTCAATTCATCCCTAagtctattttcaaattttatacatttcatcATTTCCTTTTgggtgataaaagaaagtagagtatTTTTCTAATTCTTCAAACTTGGAAGCATATTCCCCTACTATCATACTTCCTTGCTTCAACTGCATGAACTCTATTTCTTTTGCTCTCCTCACATCattagggaaatatttttctaaaaaccttgttctaaatacaTCCCAGGTAATAATTATTCTTCCTCCTTCAAGTAATCTCCTGGTACCATCCCACCAATATCCGGCTTCTCCTATTAACATAGATACAACATAATTGACCTTTTGGTTGTCAACATAGTTCATAACTCGaaatattttctccatttctttaatccataaTTCAGCTTTTTCTGGATCATATCCTCCAGAGAATTGTGGGGGtttgtttctcctaaattcAGCTAAACCTTGTGATTCAGGGTTTCCTTCATGTCTTTGATTCCTCATTATAGCAGCAACCATGTCTCTGATAGATTGCATTGCTTCAGTTAATTCATTGTTCCTCATAATGTTTGCCATCTGGAATCGTATgagttagtaaaaaaaaataatgagcaCATTTTACAGATCTCGCATGAAAcgttgctctgataccatctaatgtggcgaaattatttatttatttatttaattgttattatttctacaatatacttataaacATTTAGAGGTAAAATTATACattgatatataattataattaaaatattcatatatatatatatatatatatatatatatatacatatttacaatactatatgcatcttatatttacaccgtttagtacatcttatatttcctaTACTACAAGAggaaaaagtattatttatttacaatttttccCTCATATACTGGctttcaaacaggtggagggaaaatgttatggataggattcacttggactgttgggggtaaataaaaggtaactccgatttgtccttcaATGACAATCGGAGCATTCagagcagagagaaaagtaatggtagagtttcccgttccctgaaatattacagaattattcactgcattggtttgccatgcatttcccGGAAAAACGGTCACAATGtcggcgaagaagggatcaggcaTGTTCGGAGCAACCATCTAtgttaatgttataaaattttgtttttcacacacaatcataaaatagggaagtgagacaaatatcacataaaaaaaatacagcatATCATAaccaaataaaatgaaatgaaatttctCCCAATTCCATAAAACTGGatctttattatacttttataaagattttgattaattttgtagtgactagtcaggataaatgagctcatgaccaacaaagtaactcaagaacatctcatcttgagtaatactaactcatttaaatccccaagatcatacctccaactacaataatcaaatctttatttatcataaattttaattcaatattaaatcatataattatataaacaaatagataggatcaatgtataattaaaataaatataaataactaaaaaggaccagtacgtaactggagataaatataaataagtaaatgagaataaatataaattgaataaataactggagatgaatataaataaataagtaggaatgagaactaaatataaattagaatgaggttagggacacctcacttaagataaatatagagataaaaataattatgaacatataaaaataatcatagtaaaaagataaaatgatagatgtctctccttcccttaccttaattaTTGTGGAAAATATACCAAGGTTGTACTGAAACTttgatgatatatattttttttctgtcgCACTTCCACCACCTATTTCCTAATAACCTTGATTCACCTCACCAACactctttctttcctttatcACGTTTCACTACTTTCACACTTTCACACTTTCACACTTTCACCCATTTACCTCTCACCCCTATTTATATGTCTCAATGTAATGATTACATATAGTTTAGTTTTAACTAGGTTTGTAAATACTATTCCCGTTTGATTGGCTTTGAATGCTTGgttactgattttttttttctgcactaAATGCTACATCAGAACAGATCAGAGCTGTTGTGCAACCTTATCGctcatttgtttttttgttttttttaataacagtACAAActaataattatgtaaaattatatatatatatatatatagtattagttaattaatcatctataattataattgcCTTATTTACATActtactaattattataattatagatatattattattcataatatatatatatatatatatatatatatatatatataattcttctTTATCTTTAGATGTTAATGCGACATAACTAAATATTCTTTACTTGTGCTTGTGCTGCAAGAATTTCAAAATCAACATAGCAATTTAGCTCCCATAGAATTTTGCAGATTTAAAAACCTTAttgtcagttttttttttaaataaataggtttaaaaagtagaaatatatatatatatatataattttactttatctttGGATGTTACACTGAAAgttattattttgcattttacCTTGCTAAGTTGTCGTCGCATatgactattatttttaataaatcaaagttttatatttttatagttgtaaaattttaaatttttgaattttattgtatcatcatctataactatatataaaggggattccctcttttgtgtccacatttcataattccaattttaccctttacaatttaattatttattaaatttttaaaaattaatggttaattttacaagtttttataaaactatttatttatctcctttttcttttttctcatactattcatcaacaattatttttttcatattttctccatatattttactttaatttttataaatatacttttattttgttcattaacttaataacattacaatatcatcaattataaatataattcgaaaaatgcgtacacgcaggcgcgatagcgcctgtgtttacactagtatcTTTATAATAGCTATATcgttatatattgttatatcgtCATATTGTCATATCATCACAACATTATATCATCATATTGTTATTTCgttatattattacatttttatatcgTAGTATTGTTATACTgtcatattgttatattatcATAACGTTATATCTTCATATCTTTATATAGTTATATCGTTATATTGTTATGTCGTCATATTGTCATATTGTTATAACGTTATATAATCATAtcgttatattattatattgtcatATTGATATATCGTTATATCATCATATCGTTATGTCGTCTTATCGTTATATTGTTATATCATTATATTGTTACATCTTCATATCATTATATAGTCATATTGTTATACCATCATATGTCATCACATTGTTATATTGccatattgttatatttttatatcgtTATATCGTCATATCTTTATActaattatatcattatattgtTATGTCGTCA is a window of Vigna unguiculata cultivar IT97K-499-35 chromosome 4, ASM411807v1, whole genome shotgun sequence DNA encoding:
- the LOC114182061 gene encoding uncharacterized protein LOC114182061; the protein is MVAPNMPDPFFADIVTVFPGNAWQTNAMANIMRNNELTEAMQSIRDMVAAIMRNQRHEGNPESQGLAEFRRNKPPQFSGGYDPEKAELWIKEMEKIFRVMNYVDNQKVNYVVSMLIGEAGYWWDGTRRLLEGGRIIITWDVFRTRFLEKYFPNDVRRAKEIEFMQLKQGSMIVGEYASKFEELEKYSTFFYHPKGNDEMYKI